From Carassius auratus strain Wakin unplaced genomic scaffold, ASM336829v1 scaf_tig00215985, whole genome shotgun sequence, the proteins below share one genomic window:
- the LOC113096592 gene encoding insulin receptor-like, whose amino-acid sequence MFTTKPEDFRGLSYPKLTVVTDYLLLFRVYGLESLSDLFPNLTVVRGNNLFFNYALVLFEMLQLKEIGLHSLMNITRGAVRVEKNPDLCYLSTLDWSMILDSVEDNYIMANKNDRECGDVCPGTVQGKTTCPLTTINGDFSERCWNQKHCQRSMLPKSLLFILALVP is encoded by the coding sequence ATGTTCACGACCAAACCGGAGGATTTCCGTGGTCTGAGTTACCCCAAGCTGACTGTAGTAACGGACTACCTGCTCCTCTTCCGCGTTTATGGCCTGGAGAGCCTCAGTGACCTGTTTCCCAACCTCACAGTGGTGCGCGGTAATAATCTCTTCTTCAACTACGCACTCGTGTTGTTCGAGATGCTGCAGCTGAAAGAGATCGGCCTTCACAGCCTGATGAACATCACCCGTGGAGCCGTGCGTGTGGAGAAGAACCCCGACCTCTGCTACCTCTCCACCCTTGACTGGTCCATGATCCTTGACTCGGTGGAGGACAACTACATCATGGCCAATAAGAATGATCGTGAGTGCGGAGACGTCTGCCCTGGCACTGTTCAGGGCAAAACCACCTGCCCCCTCACCACCATCAACGGGGACTTCAGTGAGCGCTGCTGGAACCAGAAGCATTGCCAAAGAAGTATGTTACCTAAatctcttctttttattttagctttggtCCCTTAA